The Bacteroidota bacterium genome includes the window TTACAACTATCATCTCCCTTAAATCCTACTACTGATGAAATTAAGACTGCTTTTAATGCTATACTAGTTGGCATGCCAGTTGAAAATGTGCGTTATCTGAGGCGCTTTATAAAGAATTATCCCTGCTATTTGCTTTCTAATACCAACGAAATTCATTATAAACATTTTCATTCAGAAATAATTGACAATCCTTTAACAAAAGAATTTTACAACTCTTTCGAAAAAGAGTATTATTCTCATCTTATGCATTTACGAAAACCCGATAAGCTGATTTACGAAACAGTTATATCTGATAGTAATCTTAACATA containing:
- a CDS encoding HAD-IA family hydrolase, with the protein product LQLSSPLNPTTDEIKTAFNAILVGMPVENVRYLRRFIKNYPCYLLSNTNEIHYKHFHSEIIDNPLTKEFYNSFEKEYYSHLMHLRKPDKLIYETVISDSNLNIATTLFVDDMEQNITAAASLGLQVFHFGQEGRWDELIQKFNLHV